In one window of Chryseobacterium sp. JV274 DNA:
- a CDS encoding transposase — protein MESLTVTSITRAEIWLCITTLLYFLMNGAQIFETLVFVPKWASSPPDTFKLLQNGKGTSLQFFWIILHSLHEIAFILALFFCWKIDPVRNWLLALFIIHAAVRVWTLAFFAPNIIQFQNLATSSSVSEEILSRISLWKTLNYIRVAIYIAISIGLIPLCIKLFSFRY, from the coding sequence ATGGAAAGTTTAACCGTGACTTCAATTACCCGTGCAGAAATATGGCTTTGCATTACGACATTGCTTTACTTCCTTATGAATGGTGCACAGATTTTCGAAACTCTTGTATTTGTGCCTAAATGGGCTTCTTCCCCACCCGACACCTTTAAGCTGCTTCAGAACGGAAAAGGAACAAGTCTGCAGTTTTTTTGGATTATCCTTCATTCCCTTCACGAAATTGCCTTCATTCTTGCCCTCTTTTTTTGCTGGAAAATTGATCCGGTAAGGAACTGGCTTCTGGCTTTATTCATCATTCATGCAGCAGTAAGAGTCTGGACATTAGCCTTTTTCGCACCAAACATTATACAGTTTCAAAACCTGGCAACATCCTCTTCTGTTTCAGAAGAAATATTATCCAGAATCTCACTTTGGAAAACCCTTAATTATATTCGGGTAGCTATTTATATTGCTATTTCAATAGGCCTTATTCCTCTTTGTATTAAACTATTCAGCTTCCGATATTAA
- a CDS encoding MarR family winged helix-turn-helix transcriptional regulator, with the protein MTKDTISLFREASRAYSDASIFMHEAIARKAGLSSADHKYLGLILQYESITAGEISKLTGLTTGAVTGLIDRLEKKDLLKRQFIREDRRKVVIIPNVENSMKLLGPIFDELQKKTLSLIAAFSQKEIESIERYFREATLLMKETADHLNNP; encoded by the coding sequence ATGACTAAAGATACTATATCTCTTTTTCGTGAGGCCAGCAGAGCCTATTCTGATGCTTCTATTTTTATGCACGAAGCTATTGCCAGAAAAGCAGGTCTTTCCAGTGCTGATCACAAGTATCTGGGACTTATTTTGCAGTATGAATCTATCACAGCCGGTGAAATATCAAAGTTAACAGGTCTTACTACCGGTGCTGTGACGGGGTTGATAGATCGTCTGGAGAAAAAAGACCTTCTTAAAAGACAATTTATCCGGGAAGACCGAAGAAAGGTAGTCATCATTCCAAATGTTGAGAATAGTATGAAATTATTGGGACCTATTTTCGATGAGCTGCAGAAAAAAACACTTAGCCTCATTGCTGCTTTTTCTCAAAAGGAAATAGAATCTATTGAACGGTATTTCAGGGAAGCGACCCTCCTTATGAAAGAAACAGCAGATCATTTAAACAACCCATAA
- a CDS encoding PTS sugar transporter subunit IIBC, with the protein MNFIDRNVSVEQAITILAKNGVQVNDNEAKIILELLYLVAKNYKKSEERKKL; encoded by the coding sequence ATGAATTTCATTGATAGGAATGTTTCAGTAGAACAAGCAATTACCATTCTTGCCAAGAATGGTGTTCAGGTAAATGATAATGAAGCTAAAATTATTTTAGAATTATTATATTTAGTAGCAAAAAATTACAAAAAGTCAGAAGAGAGAAAAAAGCTTTAG